A section of the Chlorocebus sabaeus isolate Y175 chromosome 17, mChlSab1.0.hap1, whole genome shotgun sequence genome encodes:
- the SLC22A7 gene encoding LOW QUALITY PROTEIN: solute carrier family 22 member 7 (The sequence of the model RefSeq protein was modified relative to this genomic sequence to represent the inferred CDS: inserted 1 base in 1 codon): MSFEELLEQVGGFGPFQLRNVALLALPRLLLPLHFLLPIFLDAVPAHRCALPGAPANFSHQDAWLEAYIPREPDGTLSSCLRFAYPQALPNTTLGEERQSRGELEDEPATVPCSQGWEYDHSEFSSTTATEWDLVCEQKGLNRAASTFFFAGVLVGAVAFGYLSDRFGRRRLLLVAYVSTLVLGLASAASISYVMFAITRTLTGSALAGFTIIVMPLGEAGKKQAGPRGLEEGSCQSETEPIWSSLTIXPVSCPGPELEWLDVEHRTVAGVLSSTFWTGGVMLLALVGYLIRDWRWLLLAVTLPCAPGILSLWWVPESARWLLTQGRVKEAHRYLLHCARLNGRPVCEDSLSQEAVSKVAAEERVVRRPSYLDLFRTPRLRHISLCCVVVWFGVNFSYYGLSLDVSGLGLNVYQTQLLFGAVELPFKLLVYLSVRHAGRRLTQAGTLLGTALALGTRLLVSSDMKSWSTVLAVMGKGFSEAAFTTVYLFTSELYPTVLRQTGMGLTALVGRLGGSLAPLAALLDGVWLSLPKLAYGGIALLAAGTALLLPETRQAQLPETIQDVERKRCVHRTVSVYV; this comes from the exons ATGAGTTTTGAGGAGCTGCTGGAGCAGGTGGGCGGCTTTGGGCCCTTCCAACTGCGGAATGTGGCACTGCTGGCCCTGCCCCGATTGCTGCTACCACTGCATTTCCTCCTGCCCATCTTCCTGGATGCTGTGCCTGCCCACCGATGTGCCCTGCCGGGTGCCCCTGCCAACTTCAGCCATCAGGATGCGTGGCTGGAGGCCTACATTCCCCGGGAGCCCGATGGCACGCTTAGCTCCTGCCTCCGCTTTGCCTACCCCCAGGCTCTCCCCAACACCACGTTGGGGGAAGAAAGGCAGAGCCGTGGGGAGCTGGAGGATGAACCTGCCACAGTGCCCTGCTCTCAGGGCTGGGAGTACGACCACTCAGAGTTCTCCTCTACCACTGCAACTGAG TGGGATCTGGTGTGTGAGCAGAAAGGCCTGAACAGAGCTGCATCCACTTTCTTCTTCGCCGGTGTGCTGGTGGGGGCTGTGGCCTTTGGATATCTGTCTGACAG GTTTGGGCGGAGGCGTCTGCTGCTGGTGGCCTACGTGAGTACCCTGGTGCTGGGCCTGGCATCTGCAGCCTCCATCAGCTATGTAATGTTCGCCATCACCCGCACCCTCACTGGCTCAGCCCTGGCTGGTTTTACCATCATCGTGATGCCACTGGGTGAGGCAGGCAAGAAACAGGCAGGACCTAGAGGGCTGGAAGAAGGCAGTTGTCAGAGTGAGACTGAGCCCATCTGGTCCTCACTAACCA TTCCTGtctcctgccctgggccagagctggagtggctggatgTGGAGCACCGCACTGTGGCCGGAGTCCTGAGCAGCACCTTCTGGACAGGGGGCGTGATGCTGCTGGCACTGGTTGGGTACCTGATACGGGACTGGCGATGGCTTCTGCTAGCTGTCACCCTGCCTTGTGCCCCAGGCATCCTCAGCCTCTG GTGGGTGCCTGAGTCTGCACGCTGGCTTCTAACTCAGGGCCGTGTGAAAGAGGCCCACAGGTACCTGCTCCACTGTGCCAGGCTCAATGGGCGGCCAGTGTGTGAGGACAGCCTCAGCCAGGAG GCTGTGAGCAAAGTGGCTGCTGAGGAACGGGTGGTCCGAAGACCTTCATACCTAGACCTGTTCCGCACGCCACGGCTCCGACACATCTCACTGTGCTGCGTGGTGGTGTG GTTCGGAGTGAACTTCTCCTATTACGGCCTGAGTCTGGATGTGTCAGGCTTGGGGCTGAATGTGTACCAGACGCAGCTGTTGTTTGGGGCCGTGGAATTGCCCTTCAAGTTGCTGGTCTACCTGTCAGTGCGCCACGCAGGACGCCGCCTCACGCAAGCCGGGACACTGCTGGGCACGGCTCTGGCGCTTGGCACTAGACTGCTAGTGTCCTCTG ACATGAAGTCCTGGAGCACCGTCCTGGCAGTGATGGGGAAAGGTTTTTCTGAAGCTGCCTTCACCACTGTCTACCTGTTCACTTCGGAGTTGTACCCTACGGTGCTCAG ACAGACAGGGATGGGGCTGACTGCACTGGTGGGCCGGCTGGGGGGCTCTTTGGCCCCACTGGCGGCCTTGCTGGATGGAGTGTGGCTGTCACTGCCCAAGCTTGCTTATGGGGGGATCGCCCTGCTGGCTGCCGGCACCGCCCTCCTGCTGCCAGAGACGAGGCAGGCACAGCTGCCAGAGACCATCCAGGACGTGGAGAGAAAGAGGTGTGTGCACAGGACTGTGTCTGTGTACGTGTGA